Proteins encoded in a region of the Triticum dicoccoides isolate Atlit2015 ecotype Zavitan chromosome 3A, WEW_v2.0, whole genome shotgun sequence genome:
- the LOC119271097 gene encoding transcription factor bHLH61-like, whose translation MDPLDEESFLEELMPLHREEAPAPPYPGSNSMMTISDLLFYGGGKGCTAEERSGPFQQPMLPSPPAVRPHPHQEFNFNYLSEVCNPWRSCIPDPPAVVQAAAGKAPLTLPLHDAIASSSTFVFGGGAGESSGMRSMPASGTHPESKLNAGSGTPSKNLMAERRRRKRLNDRLSMLRSTVPKISKMDRTATLGDTIDYVKELTERIKTVEEEMGTTPEELNLLKNFSSGGNEGTPTRSSTKLCANVENQGGGDTKIEICCSTNPGALIATVTALDVLGLEIEQCVVSCFSDFAMQASCSQAEGKRQVISTDEIKQALLRSAGYGARCL comes from the exons ATGGATCCGCTTGATGAGGAGTCCTTCTTGGAGGAGCTCATGCCGCTTCACCGGGAGGAGGCGCCGGCGCCGCCGTACCCGGGCAGCAACAGCATGATGACGATCAGCGACCTCCTCTTCTACGGCGGCGGCAAGGGCTGCACTGCCGAGGAGAGGAGTGGCCCATTTCAGCAGCCCATGCTGCCCTCGCCGCCGGCCGTGCGTCCGCACCCGCACCAGGAGTTCAACTTCAACTACCTGAGCGAAGTGTGCAACCCCTGGAGGAGCTGCATCCCTGACCCTCCCGCGGTCGTCCAGGCTGCTGCCGGCAAGGCGCCGCTCACTCTTCCCCTCCATGACGCTATTGCGAGCTCGTCAACGTTCGTGTTCGGGGGAGGGGCCGGGGAGAGCTCGGGGATGAGAAGCATGCCGGCCTCCGGCACCCACCCGGAGAGCAAGCTCAATGCCGGAAGCGGAACTCCGTCAAAGAACCTCATGGCGGAAAGGCGGCGCCGGAAGCGGCTCAACGACCGCCTCTCCATGCTCCGGTCCACCGTGCCCAAGATTAGCAAG ATGGATAGGACTGCGACCCTCGGGGACACCATAGACTACGTCAAGGAACTGACCGAGCGGATTAAAACTGTGGAGGAGGAGATGGGCACCACGCCCGAGGAGCTGAACCTGCTCAAAAATTTCTCCAGCGGTGGCAACGAGGGGACGCCGACGAGGAGTTCCACCAAGTTATGTGCTAACGTCGAGAACCAAGGCGGGGGCGACACGAAGATTGAGATCTGCTGCTCGACAAACCCCGGAGCGCTGATTGCGACGGTGACCGCGCTGGACGTGCTGGGGCTGGAGATCGAGCAGTGTGTCGTGAGTTGCTTCAGTGACTTCGCCATGCAGGCCTCGTGCTCACAA GCGGAAGGGAAGAGGCAGGTGATAAGCACAGACGAGATCAAGCAGGCATTGTTGAGGAGCGCAGGCTACGGGGCAAGGTGTCTCTAA